GTAAACAAAGCTTCAGGTAAGCCATACCAATGCTCCATACAATCTAGACCGCGACTCGATGTATCTAACACATTAGCGTGCACCACATCGAGCTGAGCATGATGCATAGTGGTACCTAAACCGACTTTCTCGGCCTCATCTAAAGCGGCCCATAAAATATCTTCCCGCGCACCTAGAAACTTGATGCCGTCGGCACCAATACGTTTTAGATGTTGGACCCTATTTCGAGCATCTTTCGGAGTTACGATTGGCGCGAATTTTGTATCACCATCGCTGGCTAAACCAAAGAATGGAAACGCGGTGATTCTCGGTGCGGTAATGGCGTTTCTGTTACTCAATTCTTTCAGCGCGAGCAATCGACTCTCGCCACCTGAAGCAAACACCTCTCGTACGCTGGTAATACCATGCCCCATCCACAGTTTAAATATGTAGTCGGCCGACACCGCTTGCTCACTAGACGGCGTGTGAATATGTGAATGTGAGTCGACAAAGCCCGGCATCAGATACTTTCCATGAGCGTCAATTTCACGCACCGTTTTACCCGCTTCGCTCGCCGCTGCGGGGCGGTAATCCGCCTTAATTGGGATGCCTGGAGTACCGACGGTTCTGACCTCTACGATGCGATCGCGCTCAACGACAACGTCAACAGGACCCGTTGCCGGAGCGCCAGTCCCATCGATCAGAAAAGCACCACGTATGATCAGCTGATCATACTGCCCTTCTCCATGTTGGCGTTTCGGAATGTCATCGCTAATACGCGCAAACAAAGCTGCGTCGGTGTCTGCGGCATTGGCCGGTAGAACAATACTGCTTAGGATGAATGTGATTGCAAATAGACTAATAATTTTCATGCGGACAAATTAGCAGATTTCACAAAAGAATGATAAAAAAAGATTCAGTCAGGTGATGCCAAGCCAAGCCAAGCCAATAGTATTTTAAACTCGATGTGCTGAAGAATTTTAACTAGAGGTTTAGCTAGCGTTACCTAAGCTAAATTGTTAATACTCTAACTCTACAATTAATCACTACGATTCCCCACTCTTTCCCGATGCAGCGGGTATCGGTGCAGGATGTGTATAACGTGTCTTGATGTTGACGGTGAACCTCTCATGACCCTCTCCCGATAGATTCTTATCACTGAGTTTTCGCGCAAAACTCGGAGACCATAAATCTACAGGCTTTGCCATCACAACACTCTGATCAACCGACAACATTGGAATCGAAAATGCTTCCGACAGAGCCTGAATCTGTTGCTCCACCTTGGCTGCCCCTTTAGTCGCAGTAACATTAAGCGCTATCGACTTAGGCTGAACTGGGCTTGCCGCCAGCTCCGACAACAACTGCTTAACCGTCAGCATTGAGTCACCTTGCAAGGACTCAACTATTAGCTCACCTTCGCTTGAAACCTCTACATCTAGTACCAAATTTGTAAGACCTAAGTTTAATGCGGCCATTGCTTCACCAACCGAGCGAATTCCCGTTGCATATAACTGCTGCCCTTGCTGTTGAGCCAGCGCCGCATTGTTAATTTGCCAATAATTCCAATTCTGCGGGCTGTCTACATTAACTCGCCCGTGGAGCGTCAACGGTGAACCAGGGATCTGATATGCAGAACTAGTTAAGCTCTTAGTTGGGTCTACCGCAGTCGACTCTATGCCGCTCAAACCTAAAACACTACTGAATAGCAAATCATTGGTCCAAATTTGATCTTTATTATTCTGAATGGCTAGCCATAAATCAGCATGCTTTGTCTTCCATGCCTCATTAGCCCAAACGATCAGCGGAATATTAATCATGTCGTAGGTAAACAATGCCGAATTATGAGTGCGATCGCCGATCACTTCCTCGGAATGATCGGCGACATACAACATCACACTCGGCTGATCATTTTTCTCAAGTCTTGCGATAATTTTCTCTAAGACAAGGTCGGTGTAGCGAATCGATGTGTCATAACAGTTAATCGTGCTAGCTGCCGCCTTCTTAACTTTGAGGATTTGACTAAAGTGCGAAACAGGCAGGCTGCTATTAAAGCCACGAAAATCAGTTGGATAACGCCGACAATATAGTGAATGATTACTATAGAGGTGTAAAAATGTAAGTTGGTCTGGCCGTTCAGTCACTGTTTTATCAAACAACGGTAGAAGGTCCTCATCGAAACGAGCGCTATCTAATCCATAGCCAATTTTATAATTTATGGTATCTAGCCTATCGGCCTCTCTGGCAATCGTGGTTATTTTATTTGACCAACCACCGAGTAAGCGATGATTGGTTAACCAATGAGTTTTAACCGACGCCGCAGATGCATAATTAAATACCGAGGGCGACTCTAGCCAAGACCGCTTATTGTATTGATTTGCCTGCGTCAACATGAGCGCCATCGTAGGATTGGA
This portion of the Arenicella xantha genome encodes:
- a CDS encoding amidohydrolase family protein, yielding MKIISLFAITFILSSIVLPANAADTDAALFARISDDIPKRQHGEGQYDQLIIRGAFLIDGTGAPATGPVDVVVERDRIVEVRTVGTPGIPIKADYRPAAASEAGKTVREIDAHGKYLMPGFVDSHSHIHTPSSEQAVSADYIFKLWMGHGITSVREVFASGGESRLLALKELSNRNAITAPRITAFPFFGLASDGDTKFAPIVTPKDARNRVQHLKRIGADGIKFLGAREDILWAALDEAEKVGLGTTMHHAQLDVVHANVLDTSSRGLDCMEHWYGLPEALFTDKVVQNYPSDYIYSNEQDRFGQAGRLWKQAAGPGTERWNEVMDALLERDFCLSPTFTIYLASRDLMRAYTAEWHYQYTSPALWEFYRANREKHGSFFFNWTTEDEVAWKHNYAIWMQFVNEYKNRGGKVVVGSDTGYIYSLYGFGYIQELELLQEAGFHPLEVIRAATKVGAEVLGKESDIGTIHVGKKADMIIVDENPLHNLKSLYGTGVPKLNEQTQKVERVGGVRWTIKDGIVYDAQALLAEVRAMVRASKQKAGLDPDIPMTVEQ
- a CDS encoding phosphoethanolamine transferase; the encoded protein is MKKHRLNFTASLHLLVVVAAMAGLLYWFNGEVVSQIVGGKSIYQGAEIRFVNTRGVRISDYVLRQVDDSFLFAGGSPATSYIRLIFTDSGRYELAVRGQYPPWVCSKDELDKATIQIRGGTANATLALKSQEVKTINFNIAKGQLLTPVIMGNKVSQCARAEVTIYRLVDLPYYFIGFCVAWLLILVLTILTRSSPYIAVLGLGFNILLSTANATLSKLTPSSLAVDSGLAMCMVSLLFLIALLGSRSRIVAVALSLIGTSAYIAVSLIGAGLIAYFKVFDVAMSVEAIHGAMQSYDAQMVEFWKQYIGYRRTAVGLVVVFAVFLMMMHITSGERKRGGLLIMLLAFFLCGISILLGRIDHSPTYTLLEKSAIIYKSEIDAFKSIADNRTVSASLAQQNTAFAGNATVVVVGESVNKKHMSLYGYVQPTTPNLQQRFSNNELIVYKNAYSNHTHSNPTMALMLTQANQYNKRSWLESPSVFNYASAASVKTHWLTNHRLLGGWSNKITTIAREADRLDTINYKIGYGLDSARFDEDLLPLFDKTVTERPDQLTFLHLYSNHSLYCRRYPTDFRGFNSSLPVSHFSQILKVKKAAASTINCYDTSIRYTDLVLEKIIARLEKNDQPSVMLYVADHSEEVIGDRTHNSALFTYDMINIPLIVWANEAWKTKHADLWLAIQNNKDQIWTNDLLFSSVLGLSGIESTAVDPTKSLTSSAYQIPGSPLTLHGRVNVDSPQNWNYWQINNAALAQQQGQQLYATGIRSVGEAMAALNLGLTNLVLDVEVSSEGELIVESLQGDSMLTVKQLLSELAASPVQPKSIALNVTATKGAAKVEQQIQALSEAFSIPMLSVDQSVVMAKPVDLWSPSFARKLSDKNLSGEGHERFTVNIKTRYTHPAPIPAASGKSGES